TAGATGTCAAAGTATTTTATGAGGCATCGATATGCTTGTGTCACAAATGATGTGATCttgtttatcttttctttcccttatgTCTATAAAAGGCATGGTTTGTAATATGTTAATGCAAGACACctttatcaacaaaatattgTGTTTGTGTGCTCAAATCATGTAAAActaattctctcttcttctcttcaaaTTTCTAGGAATCTTAGAATAGTGAGATCAACCTTATCCTGATAGTCTGCACTCACTTTCATAAAGATCTTGTACATTAGAAACTAAGGCAAGAAAATCTTTTGTTCAGAATGAAAGTTCAGCCAAATGCTAAAAGTCAATCTCAACAACGTAAGACCTAAGAGGTTCTACAAGTGGACTAAATACCTGCATTTGCTAATTTCTTGCTCTAAACATAACCCCTTTTTATGGTGCTAATGAGAGAAAATAGAGATAATTGGTTATAGAGAGCTGCTAAGAATTAATTAGTAGTAACCGGCATTTCACTTGTTTCCATATTTATAAGTATTTGCATCTACGAATTCCAACATACAAAAGCCAAGTCCCAAAAGAGGTAatagactttaaaaaaaaaaaaaaaactaggaaaAATTAAGTGCCTGAATTAATCATGTCAAGTAACAACTACAAGCATTAAGCTGAGCATAAAAAGATTTCAAGTCATGTAAAAAAAATGGTATaatattcataaaattctaaatgcaaaTGAACTAGTCAAACaggtaatataatgatgagaaaggATACCATCCCACCGAGATTGAtaattaataaaccaattaaatactaaaaatagactaattttaaaatttatctaacatatcAAACTAGAatgtataataaattaaaatcgaCAATCTTAGAAGTAAAATTTTGGAACTAAATGcaattaatcaatcaaataaacacGTTAGGGCATATGTTTTCACCATAATCACTCAATatgaatttcaaattattacGCATACAAGAACGAAATCATTCATGTAATAAcagaatttcctaatttatttactatcatatctctaAGTTAGTAAATTTACTTAGTTTGTCGATCCACCATATCTCTAtatgaatttaaataaacataaatatatttaattttgtgaACATTCTTGGTTTATAATAAATCTTTTGGACCATATCATCAGGAAAGCCACACAAACATAATATACCATtgtccacgtttaattcattattatatattataaggagcaattgcatattatcacttatcaatcttaaacatgcacatcaaatcattcaaatGGTGGTCGGTCACTTAAAAGTATTAaacataataatatataattcatatgaatgaaatcacttacaaaatgtaaaaagtatgaaatttttatcatcATGGTCAAGTTATATCTTAgccttaataaaagaaaattagaacataacaaaaaaagaaactagggcaaattaaacccaacattttgaatcaatgaaaaagaattatgtctccactttttgtcttttcttcaaaTACTTAAAAAACTCCCACGACCATGAAAaacaatttaagaataaaaattaattgtcCCCTCAAGTTCTCAATATTATTAGATTAATAGGATAACATCCAAGGCTAACTCATACATACAATTAGGGAATAAATCATAGAATTCATAATTTGACATCCACCCTAAGTAGCGTcttcctttcattctttttgaattttttccttattttctccaACTATCATTATGCTACATAGACaaggaaaatttgaataaataaaaggaaatcaaaatatttcaagagaATCATCAAAGATCAATGAAATATTTCACTCTCTTTGCCAAACTCCATTTTAAGTGACCTTATAGTCAAGagaaagatttttcaaaataatccaTAACTTAACTGActcaaaattgtcaaaaaaattgaaaaaaaattgacccgaAAATATATTGGTTGCTATTATTCATCATGCACATTAAACTTGGAAAATGTGCTTTGCCCACAACCGCAAAGATTTAAGTACATATTTTGGCAGCACTTTACAATTTGGAGAACATGACCTAAAAGACAAATGACGCAACAATACATTATTCATGCTCTCAACAAATCTATTCCaccaaacattgaaaaataaagagTATATTCACAAATctcattcataaaaaattatatccATTACACTGGGATTCCATTAAATTATCTTCAATAATATCCCAAAAATCCATCtataatagaaaaacaaaatcacCAACTATTAATGTAAATATCTTCAATGAGATATAGcaattaatcttatttattcacacacacacatgacAATTATTCTATCAtcacttttatcttttattcaaaatacttgaaaactcctagaataatgaaaaaatatcttttaaaaaaaaaaacctacttGTCCTCCCTAGCTCTCAACATTATCATATTTCTAGTATAAGGTAACTGCttattttttacataaaattaagtaataaatcacataattcTTAATTGGCATCTACATTCCAATGCTTTTgcataaaattaagaaataaatcatAGAATTCATAATTTGAGTATTCCAACACTTCTATGAGTGACATCTTCCTTTCCgtctttttgtcatttttcattattttctcaatgTCTCGTTATATtgcataaacaagaaaattttgagtaaatgaaAGTAAATCCAATTATTTCTCACAAATATTACTtaatttgttgcataaaataggtaaagtaattatatttttgtagaGTTTTCAAAGACTAAATGAAAGGTTTCACTCTTTCTGTCAAACTTTGTTTTAAGCGAACTTATAGTCAAATGAAAGATCTTTCAAAGTACTAGAAGATCTATAACTTGGCCAACCCAAAATTGAGCCGCAAATCAAGGaaatttgactaaaaaattTGTTGGTTGCTATTGTTCACACATTCTAAACTTGAAAATGTGCTTTGACCACAACCGCCATGATTGATAGCACTTCACAATTTGGAGTAGGGGTGAacatggtccgggttgggccagttcaccccctaaccctaggaccaacttGCACAGTaccggtcctcaatttttgggatcgagGACCAATCcaattgagcttgggaccgaggactaGACCGAcctaatgggttcggtccgattccaaagtcaacccgggaccaaccgatagttttttatttaattttttgtactCCGTAAAAAAACGAttacccaatgggttcgatccAATTTTCAGGTCAATCcaagaccaaccaataattttttatttcattttttatactctttGAAAGGGCAACCGAGAACTGTACCGACCCAATGGATTTAATGATGAGCGATGTccgctaagaaaggcaagcggtgaggaTCAAGTGGGATGAGCGTCAAACAGAATGAATATCAAATGTCGAGCGgagagcaacaagccaagcgagcatcgagcaACGAGCGGCACGAATGACCCAAAGCGAGCAAGGCGAGTGTCAAGTGGCGAGcgaagaagttgtttctttcgattttggcaaattgaatattaagatgacaaataagatagaagagaacaaatactagaggaggatgccataaggagttatttatgcctttttggatgccgataggactcctcacaaaaacattttcctctttcgtaaattatgactatcgatactgtaaaagacattaaaaatctaagttattaaataataatgtaaaattacttgaactcctcactaaagagttATTAACTGTTGTTGACACTATTtatttcaagattttctttatataaaaaaattataaataacatattagatatatatcgtcagggttggtccgggttggaccgacccaaaactcttaggactgAGAACCGACTCGCACAATGCTAGTCCAGAAATTCTAGGATCAAAGACCGATCTAGTCttcttgggaaccggaccaggaccgaCAAGGTTGGGTCGATCCAGGGTCAGTCCAAGGTTGACCTTAaaccaatgctcacccctaatttggAGGACATGTACCTAAAAGACAAATGAGACAGCAATGCATTATTCATACTCTCAACAGATCTATTATAccaaatcttgaaaaataaagagattacTCACATATCTGGCTcatactgaccaaaaaaaaaaaaaaaaacatatctgGCTCATCAAGAATTATATTGATGGTGTTGGGATTCCATTTAGTTATCTTCAATAATATCCCAAAAATACTTGGGGTTTCAAATTTgttctaaattattaaaaaaaaataatgcaaatGTGAGCTATTAGCATGAATTGAAAAGTACCTGGGTTTCAAGGTACTAATAAGGACTATTACCAACTTGCATGATTCCTACAACCAAAGCCATATTACTTTAGGGCACAAACCTTAAACGTGCACAGATTATATCCTCACAAATTAGGATTTAAAGCTCAAACTTTTACAACACTCACTTCAATCCTATGTATAGTCCTAGTAGGTAGACTTGGAGGATAGTAAGTTCACCATATTGCTCGCCGTCACCTTGGTCCTCCCTCTTGTCATCAATTAGGGTTGGGCTCGGGCACACAAGAGTAGCACGGCATGTTGGACCGTCATACTTCGCATTTGATTAGTTGGAAGGAAAacttaattacaattaattgaAATCAATACTATAATAGTGTCACGAGTaagttatttttcacaaaatctccTAGTTACGACTTGGATGGCTTGCCTTGGATGAGTTGGAAGACGAGGTTTGATACCGGAAGCCAAAATTCCTTGAGAAAAAACTAACGAAAGAATTGGATGAAAATGTTAGGAAGGAACGGGGAATGGATGGTCAGAGAAAACATTATCAACCGGGCTAAACCAGATTGTTGCCCCCCAAATCACCTAACATGGGAAAGACCAAAACGGGCCCTTAGTGGGCCTACACCCGGCCCACGGCCCACGACGACCGCCCGCGATTCCAAAATTCAAGCCGTTGCCTTCCCCGTCCCCTGGCGTGGACTGGTAGTTCTGTGCTCGACAAGCCAAGCGCACGCTCCTCTACGCCGAGCCCACAGTCTGCCTCCCACGTCCACCCAATCATCCGACGCCACGCGGTCCGCTCCCGACCCCTCCCTATTCCCAGCCGTGCGATGAATCCAGCCAGTCCCGATCGACGCTGGCCGTGCTAGAGCGTACCCAACACCCGCGCCGAACGTCGTTCTCTAGCGCCCCCTTCACTCTCCTTTGCTTCGGCTGCGTAAATGCTGGTTTCCTCGGTGCTTCCTTCATTCTGTTCCCCTTCCGCGTTTTTTGGGTTCTTCCTCGCCTGCTGACTTCCGTCGATCCTCAGGTTTGCTCCCGAATCCTCCTCGCTTCGTCCGCTCGGTGTTCGCGTTCGATCGTCTTGGGATTACGGCCTCGATCCGATGCTCGGGCGAGCATCGACCGATCGACCGATCGTCCGATCGTCTCGCGTCGTGTGTTTTTGACTTCGAATTTCGTAGTTCGCGACGACGAATAGGGCCTCCGCGACGCGATTTCGGTAGGTCGGGGGGAAGAAGTAGAGCGTCCGATTCGCGATTCGGCGGCTCGGAGGTCGACGGATTGCTGCTCCGTTCGATTCctcgcgaaaaaaaaaaaaaaaaaaagctgttgTTCCTCGTAGGACTGCGGACGATGTCGTTTATGGTGTCTGCTTCTTTTGATGTTCGGTTTTTGTTAAATGTGGTTGGTTTCGAGTGCGATTGATGCCGAAACCTCGGGGTGAGAGTGTTTGACCGCTGTTTGCCGAGTcaaattttcgttttttttttttttttgcacggTTAGCTTCGTCTGTTTCTGCGGCTTTAGTTAGATCATGTGCTTTTCTTTTAGGGCGAGAATCGTGTTtccattgatttttctttagtgGAAGAAGATGCTAGAAGCTCGGATTATCGAGGTTTTTTGGTCCTtcttaaattttgtcatgtcaatTTAAATTGCGTACCTGAAAAGAATTGGGAAAGTTTGCATCTCCTAAGTCCTCTTTCACTGTGGAAGGGAAGTTAACAGCAATAGCATTGATTGCTTTACAGAGTGATTCAGATTTTGGAGTATTCTTGTTTCCCTCTGTTGTATTTCATTCTGTAGGGGAATTGTGCCATTTTTTCCATTTGTGTGTCAATGTAGGAAGACCTTATTAATGCCTGTTTTTAAATTATTCTGATGGTGAGTTAGCCTTTATACAGTGGCAAAATGACAATCAAATCCAGAGCAGCGGTGGCTGCGGTCTTCCTTTTCATGCTTTTGTCACCTATGCTCATCTCCTCCTCTAGTGATGGAATGGTCAGAATTGGACTGAAAAAGAGAAAGTTGGATCACGTGAACCGTGTTGCTGAACAAGGTAATTCAAAGGAAGGGGGGACGCTGAGGGGTCCTCTAAGAAAGTACTATCTCCATAACAATCTTGGAGATTCTGAGGATATTGACATTGTCTCACTGAAAAACTATATGGATGCTCAATATTTTGGTGAGATTGGAATTGGAACTCCTTCCCAGAAGTTCACTGTGATTTTTGACACGGGGAGTTCGAATCTTTGGGTACCCTCATCAAAGTGTTACCTTTCGGTCAGTCTTTGTAGTATTCTGTCTCAAATTGGTACCATCTAAATTTGGTTCAACTGATGAAATTTTTTGCGACATTGACTAAAGATTTCGCCTTCTGGTTCAGGTTGCTTGCTATTTTCACTCAAAGTTCAAGTCCAGTGATTCAAGTACCTACAAAAAGAACGGTATGGAAAGTTGCTCCTGTTCTAACTAACAGTGTTGTAACAACATTTTTTGTCATCTCTTCCTCCTGCAATTCTTTATCTTGCCATGCAGCTGCactatttttattgtatttgaaattttaaataacCAATCTCTGGATTGGACATTACTGACTGTGGTGGAAACCTGGGCACTACTTGCATTCAAAGACCGTATACTGATTAGAAGTTCtgattagatttttttatcttgttttgaTACTGAGTGAAGTTTAAGATTTGAAAACTTCCTAAAGAAATTATCTAACGTCGCACTTGACAATATAAAGCAAGGATCATAAACAATTCTACGGTCATATCACTCTCCTCTTTGACTGTGGAGATTAACCATgtctttattctttcttcttctttggattcAGGGAAGTCTGCTGAAATCCATTATGGCACTGGAGCCATTTCAGGCTTTTTTAGCCAAGACCatgtcaaagttggtgatcttGTTGTTAAGGGTCAGGTATGAACACTTATGATTTATGCAATTGTTGGTCCACAAGACAACAGACTTACCTGGGCAGTTGCATTGGCTTTCAGGAATTTATTGAAGCTACCAGGGAGCCAAGCATCACATTCTTGGCTGCAAAGTTTGATGGTATACTTGGACTTGGGTTTAAAGAGATCTCAGTGGGTGATGCTACTCCTGTGTGGTAAGTCAGTGCATGCCCACAACTAACTGTTAGATGCCTTTCAGCACCTTCAGGAGTGTATATACAAACCAATGTCTTATCATTTGAAATTATTCCTTTCCTTTGTACCTTTATTGAATCTCTAAATTAGAGGATATGTGCAGGTATAATATGGTCAATCAAGGGCTTATCAAGGAGCCagtattttcattttggttAAACCGCAACACTGAAGGGGAAGAAGGAGGTGAAATTGTGTTTGGTGGGGCTGATTCTAGTCACTATAAGGGAGAGCATACATATGTTCCTGTGACTCAGAAAGGCTACTGGCAGGTTGGCTACCAAGACCTAATAGGTTTTTTGTCCATACTTCGGGCATTgcatttaagtgtctgtttaattggttcttttttcaattgacaGTTTAAGATGGCCGATGTCCTCATTGGGAATGAAACTACTGGTAAGTGTTTATGCATATTGTTATTATGAATTTCTGGATCAATTAtcattcttttcctcctccttatGGCATTAAGTGATTACAAACTCTCTTTTTAGGATTTTGTGCTAGTGGTTGTTCGGCCATTGCAGATTCTGGGACCTCCTTGTTGGCAGGCCCTACTGTAAGTTTCATAAGCAGTGAGAAATTGCCATTGTTCATTCTATTGACAAATCCTTTGACACGCTGAACAGTGTACATGTGCCTGAGTGGCAGATTCACTATATTTGACTGTTCTCATATTCTGCATTATTCGAATTTATATTTGTGAATAAACTTGATTAGTTTAGTGTTTGAAAGGGATGAAATAGGTAGTCATttgttatttcttgttttattggtttcactttttaacttttatatCTGAGGGAAAAACTTGTTTAGTTCTAAATGTGAGAGGAATACAATTAGGAACTCATCTTTCATTTCTGTATTCACTAGCTTCTTTATGAGATAATTATGCAGAAATTCTCCAAGAGCTGTGAATGATACATGGCTTAAATTAACTTTTGTTGATTGAACATGATACTGGCAAATGGGTTTCATCATCTGTTCTATTGCCGTAAAATCTCCTTGGACCATGCTAATCCGTTGTGGAAAGTGAACTACTAAGGTGATGATAAGGCAGGGCACATTTAGATATTCTCATTCAGTGGGCAATGGTTATTATAATCAAtagtttttttatatatataatatctgATTACTTGGTGCTGCGCTGGATCTGGTTGACAGTTCTTCATTTCAGGGTTGTCTTTTGTCTTGTCACCTTAAATGCTTCCACTTGGAACCATCATATAAGTCAGACTCACCCATAAGCTCAACCATCAGGAGCAAATCAACCTTAATGTTGCCTTTAAATTTGAGGATAACAATTAGTGACGTTATCTTTGAACATGGTGTGGTTCCACAGGAGTAATTAATGCATCTTATGgcctttctttccttgttgcTTTGTGTTCCTGCTTTTTCAATAACAAAAAGTCTTGTAAGTGACAATGTGATGTATATTTGAGACTTTCAGACTGTCATAACCCAAATTAACCATGCAATTGGAGCTTCTGGAGTGGTCAGCCAGGAGTGCAAGACAATTGTTGGGCAATACGGAAAGACTATATTAGAAATGCTTATGACAGAGGTACTTGtataatcaaattttaggttATATTTGGACATGTTAATGTTTGTATTGAGTTTAGACTTGTTTTTCTTCGCTTGTTGCTCTTTATTTCTCCTTGCTTTTGCCATCTATGCAGGCAAAACCGCAAAAAATATGTTCTCAGATTGGTTTCTGTACCTTTGATGGGACCCATGGGGTCAGGTTAGTCAAAATCTGCATTGGCACAAAGCTAATAGGTACCATGTTAATGTCATTTTATCAACTGGTTGTTAACTAAGCTTTTTCAAACAGGATGGGTATTGAGAGTGTGGTGGATGAGACCAAGGGCAAGTCAAGTGGTGGTTTACATGATGCGATGTGTAGTGCATGTGAGATGGCAGTTGTATGGATGCAAAATCAGCTCACACGAAATCAGACAGAAGATCAAATTCTGAATTATGTTAATGAggtaaattaataattttgttcatCTCTGTTGGGTTTTATCCTTGCTCCAACTTATCCTGTTGTTGGAATTTCAGCTTTGCGATCGAATTCCTAGTCCAATGGGTGAATCTGCGGTTGATTGTAACAGTCTTTCTTCCATGCCAAGAGTTTCATTCACCATTGGTGGTAAAGTGTTTGACCTTGCCCCAGAGCAGGTATGGTTTTCTACCTAGTTTTGAAGCCTCAACTCCGTATTCAGCAAATAACCATGTTTTGATGAGGACATGAAAGTTTTATAGTCAGAGCTATATCTTCTTACTGAATTTATTGATTAATTTGTTGCATCTTGTTAACATCTTATCCCTCACCACTTGAATACCCAGGAGCTTTAAACGCATGTAGTATCCCTTTACCTAATGGCTTAACTGTTTTGTTGGATTTTACAATGTGGTATCCAAAAACAAACTAAGTGGTTTTGGAAGATGGGCATCTTCTTGTTAAGATGTGTATTAACTCTTACCCTCGTGGTAGTTACTCAGTTCCTACTTTTGGGCTAACATGGGAAGTCGAGAGGGAAAGGTTGGCTAAAATTGGGGACTGTTTATCAGTGTGGGTTCACCAAAGTACAAGCACTCTATATTATCTGCAGCTTGATTTGAATGCTAGAATATGTATCAACTATTGATGTCAAACTTTGGCACGGTTCCTCCTGGATATTGAATGATACAATCTTTTCTCTTAATATGACTTTGTAGCCTTGGTGGAGTACAGGAAGGCTTTCTAGGTTGGAGTGGCTTATACTTTTGCATTATATGGTCTATTATGTGATGTGATGTTGTGGTCTTTTGCTTCTGGCTTAACCATGATGACCCCTGTTCTTTCCTGTCAAACTTTAATCAACTGTTTCCTCACTGATTGCTAATAATTTGTGGATTTCATGGTTCAGTATGTTCTTAAAGTTGGGGAGGGAGGTGCTTCTCAGTGCATCAGTGGATTTACTGCTTTGGATGTGGCTCCACCCCGTGGACCTCTGTGGTAATTTTTTATATCTCGCACATTAGTTTCCTCTATCAATTTATTTCCTGTAGGTTATTGGAAGCTAGACATTTCCTATTCACTTTCTGAAACTGCCTCCACTTTGATTAGACTGTCTGCTTGTGATTAGTTCCCTGAAAATGGGCGACCTCTTGCTTTGTAAATGCAGG
The sequence above is drawn from the Eucalyptus grandis isolate ANBG69807.140 chromosome 11, ASM1654582v1, whole genome shotgun sequence genome and encodes:
- the LOC104424752 gene encoding aspartic proteinase A1; amino-acid sequence: MTIKSRAAVAAVFLFMLLSPMLISSSSDGMVRIGLKKRKLDHVNRVAEQGNSKEGGTLRGPLRKYYLHNNLGDSEDIDIVSLKNYMDAQYFGEIGIGTPSQKFTVIFDTGSSNLWVPSSKCYLSVACYFHSKFKSSDSSTYKKNGKSAEIHYGTGAISGFFSQDHVKVGDLVVKGQEFIEATREPSITFLAAKFDGILGLGFKEISVGDATPVWYNMVNQGLIKEPVFSFWLNRNTEGEEGGEIVFGGADSSHYKGEHTYVPVTQKGYWQFKMADVLIGNETTGFCASGCSAIADSGTSLLAGPTTVITQINHAIGASGVVSQECKTIVGQYGKTILEMLMTEAKPQKICSQIGFCTFDGTHGVRMGIESVVDETKGKSSGGLHDAMCSACEMAVVWMQNQLTRNQTEDQILNYVNELCDRIPSPMGESAVDCNSLSSMPRVSFTIGGKVFDLAPEQYVLKVGEGGASQCISGFTALDVAPPRGPLWILGDIFMGKYHTVFDYGNQRVGFAEAA